Proteins encoded together in one Impatiens glandulifera chromosome 1, dImpGla2.1, whole genome shotgun sequence window:
- the LOC124920636 gene encoding histone-lysine N-methyltransferase ASHH3 isoform X1 — protein sequence MPCMQKKNEPPIGAGKIFNELLKEVGTPVEFELPNSFDKWKPMPYRFIKRNIYLTKKAKRRSEDDGIFCSCSSSSESSGVCDRDCHCGMLLSTCSSGCKCGSSCQNQPFQNRHQKEMKLVKTERCGSGIVADEDIKQGEFVIEYVGEVIDDQTCEERLWKMKDRGETNFYLCEINRDTVIDATFKGNKSRYINHSCSPNTELQKWRIDGETRIGIFSTRDIKKGEELNYDYKFVQFGADQSCHCGAVSCRQKLGSKINKPKIPSSEETFKLVSAIVAARRSGKAAEASSSGKDDVTHRNEAAVYKGGLRSHNNINNNQERRRLGHNCIDDIVRIAYPAIDVDDGSSEETYRYGLIQQFDNKSRKHKILFEDGKTETLDLARESWDRPTYQARD from the exons ATGCCTTGCATGCAGAAG AAGAATGAGCCGCCTATTGGTGCTGGGAAGATATTTAACGAACTTCTCAAGGAGGTTGGAACCCCTGTTGAGTTTGAACTTCCTAACAGTTTTGACAAATGGAAGCCTATGCCCTACAGATTCATAAAACGCA ACATCTACCTCACTAAGAAGGCAAAGAGGCGGTCAGAGGATGATGGAATATTCTGTTCCTGTAGCTCATCAAGTGAATCTTCTGGTGTTTGTGATAGAGACTGCCATTGTGG GATGCTATTGTCCACCTGCTCCTCGGGATGTAAATGTGGAAGTTCATGTCAGAACCAGCCATTCCAAAATAGGCATCAAAAAGAGATGAAATTGGTAAAG ACTGAAAGATGTGGATCAGGGATTGTGGCAGATGAAGACATTAAACAAGGAGAGTTTGTGATAGAATACGTTGGGGAAG TTATTGATGATCAGACGTGTGAAGAAAGACTTTGGAAAATGAAAGACCGCGGGGAGACAAACTTTTACTTGTGTGAAATTAATCGTGATACAGTAATTGATGCTACTTTCAAAGGAAACAAATCAAGATACATTAATCATAGTTGCTCTCCGAATACAGAGCTGCAAAAATG GAGAATTGACGGTGAAACAAGGATTGGCATATTTTCAACACGTGATATAAAGAAGGGCGAAGAGCTGAATTATGACTATAA GTTTGTTCAATTTGGGGCAGATCAAAGTTGTCACTGTGGTGCAGTAAGTTGTAGACAAAAGCTTGggtctaaaataaataaaccgaAAATCCCTTCTTCAGAGGAAACATTCAAGCTAGTTTCAGCTATTGTGGCTGCAAGGAGGTCGGGCAAAGCAGCTGAAGCTAGTTCATCTGGGAAAGATGAT GTTACTCATAGGAATGAAGCTGCTGTCTATAAAG GAGGATTGAGAAGtcacaataatattaataataaccaAGAAAGGAGACGTCTGGGGCATAACTGCATTGACGATATTGTGAGAATAGCTTACCCCGCGATTGATGTTGATGATGG GTCCTCTGAAGAAACTTATCGCTATGGTCTGATCCAACAATTTGACAATAAGAGCAGAAAACACAAG ATTTTGTTTGAAGATGGAAAGACCGAGACCCTGGACTTGGCAAGGGAAAGTTGGGACCGCCCAACCTATCAAGCAAGAGACTAG
- the LOC124920636 gene encoding histone-lysine N-methyltransferase ASHH3 isoform X2 yields the protein MASNKKNEPPIGAGKIFNELLKEVGTPVEFELPNSFDKWKPMPYRFIKRNIYLTKKAKRRSEDDGIFCSCSSSSESSGVCDRDCHCGMLLSTCSSGCKCGSSCQNQPFQNRHQKEMKLVKTERCGSGIVADEDIKQGEFVIEYVGEVIDDQTCEERLWKMKDRGETNFYLCEINRDTVIDATFKGNKSRYINHSCSPNTELQKWRIDGETRIGIFSTRDIKKGEELNYDYKFVQFGADQSCHCGAVSCRQKLGSKINKPKIPSSEETFKLVSAIVAARRSGKAAEASSSGKDDVTHRNEAAVYKGGLRSHNNINNNQERRRLGHNCIDDIVRIAYPAIDVDDGSSEETYRYGLIQQFDNKSRKHKILFEDGKTETLDLARESWDRPTYQARD from the exons ATGGCTTCTAACAAG AAGAATGAGCCGCCTATTGGTGCTGGGAAGATATTTAACGAACTTCTCAAGGAGGTTGGAACCCCTGTTGAGTTTGAACTTCCTAACAGTTTTGACAAATGGAAGCCTATGCCCTACAGATTCATAAAACGCA ACATCTACCTCACTAAGAAGGCAAAGAGGCGGTCAGAGGATGATGGAATATTCTGTTCCTGTAGCTCATCAAGTGAATCTTCTGGTGTTTGTGATAGAGACTGCCATTGTGG GATGCTATTGTCCACCTGCTCCTCGGGATGTAAATGTGGAAGTTCATGTCAGAACCAGCCATTCCAAAATAGGCATCAAAAAGAGATGAAATTGGTAAAG ACTGAAAGATGTGGATCAGGGATTGTGGCAGATGAAGACATTAAACAAGGAGAGTTTGTGATAGAATACGTTGGGGAAG TTATTGATGATCAGACGTGTGAAGAAAGACTTTGGAAAATGAAAGACCGCGGGGAGACAAACTTTTACTTGTGTGAAATTAATCGTGATACAGTAATTGATGCTACTTTCAAAGGAAACAAATCAAGATACATTAATCATAGTTGCTCTCCGAATACAGAGCTGCAAAAATG GAGAATTGACGGTGAAACAAGGATTGGCATATTTTCAACACGTGATATAAAGAAGGGCGAAGAGCTGAATTATGACTATAA GTTTGTTCAATTTGGGGCAGATCAAAGTTGTCACTGTGGTGCAGTAAGTTGTAGACAAAAGCTTGggtctaaaataaataaaccgaAAATCCCTTCTTCAGAGGAAACATTCAAGCTAGTTTCAGCTATTGTGGCTGCAAGGAGGTCGGGCAAAGCAGCTGAAGCTAGTTCATCTGGGAAAGATGAT GTTACTCATAGGAATGAAGCTGCTGTCTATAAAG GAGGATTGAGAAGtcacaataatattaataataaccaAGAAAGGAGACGTCTGGGGCATAACTGCATTGACGATATTGTGAGAATAGCTTACCCCGCGATTGATGTTGATGATGG GTCCTCTGAAGAAACTTATCGCTATGGTCTGATCCAACAATTTGACAATAAGAGCAGAAAACACAAG ATTTTGTTTGAAGATGGAAAGACCGAGACCCTGGACTTGGCAAGGGAAAGTTGGGACCGCCCAACCTATCAAGCAAGAGACTAG
- the LOC124920636 gene encoding histone-lysine N-methyltransferase ASHH3 isoform X3, producing MPCMQKNEPPIGAGKIFNELLKEVGTPVEFELPNSFDKWKPMPYRFIKRNIYLTKKAKRRSEDDGIFCSCSSSSESSGVCDRDCHCGMLLSTCSSGCKCGSSCQNQPFQNRHQKEMKLVKTERCGSGIVADEDIKQGEFVIEYVGEVIDDQTCEERLWKMKDRGETNFYLCEINRDTVIDATFKGNKSRYINHSCSPNTELQKWRIDGETRIGIFSTRDIKKGEELNYDYKFVQFGADQSCHCGAVSCRQKLGSKINKPKIPSSEETFKLVSAIVAARRSGKAAEASSSGKDDVTHRNEAAVYKGGLRSHNNINNNQERRRLGHNCIDDIVRIAYPAIDVDDGSSEETYRYGLIQQFDNKSRKHKILFEDGKTETLDLARESWDRPTYQARD from the exons ATGCCTTGCATGCAGAAG AATGAGCCGCCTATTGGTGCTGGGAAGATATTTAACGAACTTCTCAAGGAGGTTGGAACCCCTGTTGAGTTTGAACTTCCTAACAGTTTTGACAAATGGAAGCCTATGCCCTACAGATTCATAAAACGCA ACATCTACCTCACTAAGAAGGCAAAGAGGCGGTCAGAGGATGATGGAATATTCTGTTCCTGTAGCTCATCAAGTGAATCTTCTGGTGTTTGTGATAGAGACTGCCATTGTGG GATGCTATTGTCCACCTGCTCCTCGGGATGTAAATGTGGAAGTTCATGTCAGAACCAGCCATTCCAAAATAGGCATCAAAAAGAGATGAAATTGGTAAAG ACTGAAAGATGTGGATCAGGGATTGTGGCAGATGAAGACATTAAACAAGGAGAGTTTGTGATAGAATACGTTGGGGAAG TTATTGATGATCAGACGTGTGAAGAAAGACTTTGGAAAATGAAAGACCGCGGGGAGACAAACTTTTACTTGTGTGAAATTAATCGTGATACAGTAATTGATGCTACTTTCAAAGGAAACAAATCAAGATACATTAATCATAGTTGCTCTCCGAATACAGAGCTGCAAAAATG GAGAATTGACGGTGAAACAAGGATTGGCATATTTTCAACACGTGATATAAAGAAGGGCGAAGAGCTGAATTATGACTATAA GTTTGTTCAATTTGGGGCAGATCAAAGTTGTCACTGTGGTGCAGTAAGTTGTAGACAAAAGCTTGggtctaaaataaataaaccgaAAATCCCTTCTTCAGAGGAAACATTCAAGCTAGTTTCAGCTATTGTGGCTGCAAGGAGGTCGGGCAAAGCAGCTGAAGCTAGTTCATCTGGGAAAGATGAT GTTACTCATAGGAATGAAGCTGCTGTCTATAAAG GAGGATTGAGAAGtcacaataatattaataataaccaAGAAAGGAGACGTCTGGGGCATAACTGCATTGACGATATTGTGAGAATAGCTTACCCCGCGATTGATGTTGATGATGG GTCCTCTGAAGAAACTTATCGCTATGGTCTGATCCAACAATTTGACAATAAGAGCAGAAAACACAAG ATTTTGTTTGAAGATGGAAAGACCGAGACCCTGGACTTGGCAAGGGAAAGTTGGGACCGCCCAACCTATCAAGCAAGAGACTAG
- the LOC124920636 gene encoding histone-lysine N-methyltransferase ASHH3 isoform X4, whose translation MPYRFIKRNIYLTKKAKRRSEDDGIFCSCSSSSESSGVCDRDCHCGMLLSTCSSGCKCGSSCQNQPFQNRHQKEMKLVKTERCGSGIVADEDIKQGEFVIEYVGEVIDDQTCEERLWKMKDRGETNFYLCEINRDTVIDATFKGNKSRYINHSCSPNTELQKWRIDGETRIGIFSTRDIKKGEELNYDYKFVQFGADQSCHCGAVSCRQKLGSKINKPKIPSSEETFKLVSAIVAARRSGKAAEASSSGKDDVTHRNEAAVYKGGLRSHNNINNNQERRRLGHNCIDDIVRIAYPAIDVDDGSSEETYRYGLIQQFDNKSRKHKILFEDGKTETLDLARESWDRPTYQARD comes from the exons ATGCCCTACAGATTCATAAAACGCA ACATCTACCTCACTAAGAAGGCAAAGAGGCGGTCAGAGGATGATGGAATATTCTGTTCCTGTAGCTCATCAAGTGAATCTTCTGGTGTTTGTGATAGAGACTGCCATTGTGG GATGCTATTGTCCACCTGCTCCTCGGGATGTAAATGTGGAAGTTCATGTCAGAACCAGCCATTCCAAAATAGGCATCAAAAAGAGATGAAATTGGTAAAG ACTGAAAGATGTGGATCAGGGATTGTGGCAGATGAAGACATTAAACAAGGAGAGTTTGTGATAGAATACGTTGGGGAAG TTATTGATGATCAGACGTGTGAAGAAAGACTTTGGAAAATGAAAGACCGCGGGGAGACAAACTTTTACTTGTGTGAAATTAATCGTGATACAGTAATTGATGCTACTTTCAAAGGAAACAAATCAAGATACATTAATCATAGTTGCTCTCCGAATACAGAGCTGCAAAAATG GAGAATTGACGGTGAAACAAGGATTGGCATATTTTCAACACGTGATATAAAGAAGGGCGAAGAGCTGAATTATGACTATAA GTTTGTTCAATTTGGGGCAGATCAAAGTTGTCACTGTGGTGCAGTAAGTTGTAGACAAAAGCTTGggtctaaaataaataaaccgaAAATCCCTTCTTCAGAGGAAACATTCAAGCTAGTTTCAGCTATTGTGGCTGCAAGGAGGTCGGGCAAAGCAGCTGAAGCTAGTTCATCTGGGAAAGATGAT GTTACTCATAGGAATGAAGCTGCTGTCTATAAAG GAGGATTGAGAAGtcacaataatattaataataaccaAGAAAGGAGACGTCTGGGGCATAACTGCATTGACGATATTGTGAGAATAGCTTACCCCGCGATTGATGTTGATGATGG GTCCTCTGAAGAAACTTATCGCTATGGTCTGATCCAACAATTTGACAATAAGAGCAGAAAACACAAG ATTTTGTTTGAAGATGGAAAGACCGAGACCCTGGACTTGGCAAGGGAAAGTTGGGACCGCCCAACCTATCAAGCAAGAGACTAG